AGCGGCATCAAAAAGGTCCTTATGCCGCATGACAACGAAAAGGACCTCAAGGAAGTGCCCGCCGAGGTGCTGGAGGATCTGGAGATCGTCTTCGTGGACCATGTGGACGAGGTCCTGCCCCATGCCCTGGCCGCTTCCGCGGAAGAGATCTTTTCCGGTCGCGCCACGGCCCAGCCGCTCTATCTCAGCCTGCGCGCCGGCAGGGGCGACAAGGGCAGCAGCGCCCCTGCGCCGCAATAGATGATGGCAAGGGGAGGGGATTTGAGCGGGGGAAACCTTTTGTGCACAAAAGGTTCTCCCCCGCACCCCCTTCCAAAAAACTTTTTTCAGGTGGGGCCGCAGGTCCCCGTCGCTGGACGGCGGGGACCTGCGGCAACGGCCCGTGGACCGGAAAGACAAGAAGAGGAAGGCATTTTGCCTTCCTCTTCTTGTTCTTGGTGCGTATGGCGTGCCTTGCGTGTGCAGTGTGCCCTTGAACGGATGACCATAACAAAAAAGCGGAGGGCAAACTGCCTTTCGCGTTTTATGTCATGGGCGACAGCTTTCTTTGCCAGAGAGCCGTGTTTAGTGGGGCCGTTTTGCCGGGGGACCGGCAGTGGGGACTGTCCGGCGTTATACCGGGGAGTCCATCCTCCTGCATAAAGCGCGTTGGGAGGAGGATGGGGGTTTGGGGGAAGGAGGGACCTTTGCGCGCGAGCCGGCGACCGAAGGCGGCCGCAGGCCGTGCCCGTTGCGACGACGGGAGCTACGGGCATCGACAGCAGGGCAAGGTCCCTCCTTCCCCCAAAAAAACTGCTTACATATGGAAGAAGCGCAGGGGGGGCACACCGGGGATCATGCGGGCATCGGCCAGCTTGCGGTAGAAGAGGGTGAGGCCCTGCAGTTCGCGTTCGCCCAGGCTGAAGGTCAGGCCTTCGTTGTAATAGACGGTCAGTTCCTCGCGCGACAGGGGGCAGCCGTGGCCGGTGAGGTCGAGGATGACATCCATGTGGGAAAGGCCCCAGTCCCGGCCCTGGCGCATGAGCGCGCCGGGATCGCTGTGGAAGAGCTTTTTCTGCACGGCGTCGTGGCTGACCACCCAGACGCCGAAGATGAAGGGCAGGCCGGTCCATTCCACCCAGGCATCGGCCAGGTCGAGGCGGTAGGGATAGTCGGGATGGTTGCGCAGGCGCAGGGCCTCGTCCCCGATGGCCAGGAAGGCCTCGGGGGCCCTTTCCGTGCCCAGGGTGGGCGTGACGGCGCCGGTGACGTAGCGCACGTCGCAGTGGTAGTGGTCCTTCATGAGCAGGCGCAGCAGGGCCACGGAGGTATGGGTCTCGCCGCTGATGAGGATGGTCTGGCCGTCCAGCCGCTCCACGGGGCGGCGGGACATGAGCAGCACGCTCATCACATTGCCGTGGGAGCCGATGGAAAGATCCTCCACCAGATGGTAGCGCTCGGGGCGCATGGCATATTCGAAACAGGAATTGGAGGAGATGTGCAGCTCGCCCCGGGCCATCATGTTGTTGAGGACGGCGGGCGGCCCGGAGATGATCTCGAAATCGTGGGGGATGATGCCCGCTTCCAGAGGATGATAGATGGGCAGGACATTGAGGTAGCCGATACGGCCCATACGCAGGGTATCAGCGGGCAGACCGGGTTCACTGGACATGGCGTTCCTCCTGGCCGCGGCGCGGCCGTTTCTGGGTGGGCTGTCCGGGGGCAGCGGGGCGGGGAGGCGGCCGTGCGGGCGCATCCCCGGATGCTGCATAACAGGCCCACGACAAAAAGGAAAGGGCGGGAGCGGCGTTTTGACGTCCTTCCGCCTTCCTGTATATGATGGGAAAAAGCAGGTGAGTCATGTTCAGATGTTTTTTTCTTGTATTGCTGGCAGGGGCGCTGCTGGGAGGGGCCCCGGTCATGGCCGCCGCACTGGAGACCGAGAATGCGGGCACTGTCGTGCGCGAGCCTGTCCTGACAGGGGAACAGGCCCAGAGCATGGTCGAGGTGGTCATGCACGAGGCCCGGGAAAGCGGAAAGGCCGTCACCGTGACCGTGGTGGACCGTTCCGGGCAGATACTGGCGGTGCTGCGTGACCATGAGGCCGGTGTGCACACCATCAGCGCCAGTTACAAAAAGGCCTACACGGCGGCCTCCCAGAAGCGCGAGACGGCCATCCTCGCCCGTGGTGTGCGGGACGGCTCCATCCCGGCGGACATCCGTTACCTCGACCCCAATTTTTCCCTCATGGAAGGCGGCATCCCCATCATCCTTGAGGATGTGGTGGTGGGCGGTATCGGCGTCGGCGGCGCCCACGGCAGCGAGGACAGCCGTCTGGCCCGTATCGGCCTGCTGGTGCTGCAGCACTGAGCCCGCGAGCGCCGGCCGGGCGGGGAGGCAGGCAACTGTCCTGTGCCGTCCGCGCGGATGGGGCGGGGCCCGGCGGGCAGGCGGGGTGTGCGCCCGCCAGGGAAGACAAAAAATATCTAAATAGTAATAATTACTATTTACAAAAATTGCCGGTCATGGCATTTCTTGTCTGGCGATACCTCCTGGGGGGAGGCTGTCACTGCACCACCCCGGTGCGCAAACCAGGGAGAAAGCACATGACTGACAAAAACGACCGCCTGACCACCAGTGCCGGTGCGCCGGTAGCCGACAACAATCATGCCCTGACTGCCGGTCCGCGCGGGCCCATGCTGATGCAGGATGTCTGGTTCCAGGAAAAACTGGCCCATTTCGACCGTGAGGTCATCCCGGAGCGGCGCATGCATGCCAAGGGCTCCGGCGCTTACGGGACGTTCACGGTGACGCATGATGTCACCCCGTATACCAGGGCCTCGCTTTTTGCCGAGGTCGGCAAGCAGACCGAGGTCTTCGTCCGCTTTTCCACCGTGGCCGGTGAACGCGGCGCGGCGGACGCGGAGCGCGACATCCGCGGTTTTGCCGTCAAATTCTACACGGACCAGGGCAACTGGGACATGGTGGGCAACAACACGCCGGTCTTTTTCCTGCGTGATCCGCTCAAGTTCCCCGACCTGAACCATGTGGTCAAGCGCAACCCGCGCACCAACATGCACAGCGCCACGGACAACTGGGACTTCTGGACCCTGCTGCCCGAGGCCCTGCACCAGATCACCGTGGTCATGAGCGATCGCGGCATCCCGGCCTCGTACCGGCACATGCACGGTTTCGGCAGCCACACCTACAGCCTCATCAATGCGGAGAACAGGCGCTTCTGGGTCAAGTTCCATTTCAGGACCCAGCAGGGCATCAGGAACCTCACCGATGCCGAGGCGCAGGAGCTCATCGGCCGTGACCGGGACAGCCACCAGCGCGATCTGTACGAGCATATCGAAAAGGGCGACTTCCCCCGCTGGACCCTGTACTTCCAGATCATGCCCGAGGAAGACGCCGAAAAGCTGCCCTATCATCCCTTCGACCTGACCAAGGTCTGGTACCACAAGGACTATCCCCTCATGGAAGTGGGCGTGCTGGAACTGAACCGCAATCCCGAGAACTACTTCGCCGAGGTGGAGCAGGCGGCCTTCAATCCCGCCAACCTGGTGCCCGGCATCGGCGTCTCGCCCGACAAGATGCTGCAGGGCCGTCTGTTCTCCTACGGGGATGCCCAGCGCTACCGCCTGGGGGTCAACCACACCATGATCCCGGTGAACCGTCCCCGCTGTCCCTATCACAGCTTCCACCGGGACGGCGCCATGCGGGTGGACGGCAACTACGGCGGCCATACCAGCTACGAGCCCAACAGCACGGGCGCCTGGCAGGAACAGCCCGATTTCAGCGAACCGCCCCTGAAGATCAGCGGCGACGCGGCCCGCTGGGACTATCCCTGCGATGACGCCGACTACTTCGAGCAGCCCGGCAAGCTGTTCCGCGTGATGACGCCGGAACAGCAGGAAGAGCTGTTCGGCAATACGGCCCGTGCCCTGGGCGATGCGCCCCGCGAGATCAAGCTGCGCCATATCCGCCATTGCGCCAAGGCCGATCCCGCCTACGGTGCGGGCGTGGCCCGGGCCTGCGGCATCCCGGAAAGCGAGATCTGAAAAAAGATTGCGGGACAGGGGGGGCGTTGCCCCGCTGCCGGTGCCCGGGGTCTCCCGTGCAGCGACGGCCCCTCCTCTTCGTCGTGACGGGTGCGGCCTGAGGGCCGGTATCCGGTGGCTCCCGGCGGGCCGATGGCCCTCCCTGTCCTCCTTTTCCAGAAACAGGCCCATGCAAGGATGTCTTCCGCTGAAAGCGGCGCATGTCCTTGCAGACGGCCCGGAAGGATCCCTTCCCCGTGCCCCCGGCAGCGTCGCGTCGTTGCAGGCGTGGAAGACCCGCCGTACGCGGCGGACCTTCCGCTGACGCGATGCTGCCATCAAAAAAGCGGACATGACCATCAGGGTCATGTCCGCTTTTCTGTCTTTTTCCGTCTGCGGGGATCTCCCGGCACCTGCGGGATATGCCTGCGCCCGTCGCGCCGGTGGACCGGCAGGATAGGCCGCGTTTTTTCCCGTTTCCCATGCCGGACACGATGCCCGGGCCTGCTGCATGAGACAGGCCCGGGCAAAGTTTTTTGGCGTGGAGGGGGAGCGCGAGGGGGAGGCCGCACCTTTTGTTCACAAAAGGGGGGCCGCCTCCTCGTCTCGTCCCTTTATGGTCAGCTAGTCTTCGGGCTGCGGGTCCACGGGGGTGTAGTTCATGGTGCGCTGCACGGGGGTGAAGCCGGCGGCACGGATGATCTTGTGGATCTCGTGACGGGTCAGGTGGTAGGACACGCCGGCGGCGGCCACCACGTTCTCCTCGATCATGAGCGAGCCGAAGTCGTTGGCACCGTAGAAAAGGGCCAGCTGGGCCACTTCGGGGCCCATGGTCACCCAGGAGGACTGGATGTTGGCGATATTGTCCAGCACCAGGCGCGACACGGCCAGCAGGCGCAGATAGGCGGGTGCGGGCAGGGAGGCCGTCACGTTGATGCGGGTATGGGCAGGCTGGAAGGTCCAGGGGATGAAGGCCGTGAAGCCGTGGGTCCTGTCCTGCACCTCGCGCACGGCGAAGAGGTGGTCCAGACGGTGGCGGGGCTCTTCCTCATGGCCGAACATCATGGTGGCGGTGGTGCGCATGCCCTGTTTGTGGGCGCGTTCCATGACGTAGAGCCACTGGTCGGCGCTGCACTTGTTGGGCGAGACCCGGGCGCGGACCTCGTTCTGGAGGATCTCGGCGCCGCCGCCGGGGATGGAGTCCAGACCGGCGGCCCTGAGGCGGGAGATGACCTCGTCCACGCTCAGGCCGAACTTCTGCGACCAGAAGAAGATCTCCGGCGGGGAGAAGGCATGGATGTGCAGGCCGGGCCAGGTGGCACGCATCCAGCGCAGCAGGTCTTCGTACCATTCCAGGGGCAGGTCGGGATGGTGCCCGCCCTGCAGCAGGATCTGGGTGCCGCCCAGGCGCAGGGTCTCGTCGATCTTCCGGGCCATCTCCTCGCGGGTGATGACGTAGCCTTCGCCGGATTCGGGCGCGCGGAAGAAGGCGCAGAAGCGGCAGGCGCAGACGCAGACGTTGGAATAGTTGATGTTGCGGTCGCCCACATAGGTGACGATGGGCTCGGGATGCAGGCGCAGGCGCATGGCGTGGGCCAGCCGG
This is a stretch of genomic DNA from Desulfovibrio piger. It encodes these proteins:
- a CDS encoding GlcG/HbpS family heme-binding protein — encoded protein: MFRCFFLVLLAGALLGGAPVMAAALETENAGTVVREPVLTGEQAQSMVEVVMHEARESGKAVTVTVVDRSGQILAVLRDHEAGVHTISASYKKAYTAASQKRETAILARGVRDGSIPADIRYLDPNFSLMEGGIPIILEDVVVGGIGVGGAHGSEDSRLARIGLLVLQH
- a CDS encoding menaquinone biosynthetic enzyme MqnA/MqnD family protein, with product MSSEPGLPADTLRMGRIGYLNVLPIYHPLEAGIIPHDFEIISGPPAVLNNMMARGELHISSNSCFEYAMRPERYHLVEDLSIGSHGNVMSVLLMSRRPVERLDGQTILISGETHTSVALLRLLMKDHYHCDVRYVTGAVTPTLGTERAPEAFLAIGDEALRLRNHPDYPYRLDLADAWVEWTGLPFIFGVWVVSHDAVQKKLFHSDPGALMRQGRDWGLSHMDVILDLTGHGCPLSREELTVYYNEGLTFSLGERELQGLTLFYRKLADARMIPGVPPLRFFHM
- a CDS encoding catalase, whose product is MTDKNDRLTTSAGAPVADNNHALTAGPRGPMLMQDVWFQEKLAHFDREVIPERRMHAKGSGAYGTFTVTHDVTPYTRASLFAEVGKQTEVFVRFSTVAGERGAADAERDIRGFAVKFYTDQGNWDMVGNNTPVFFLRDPLKFPDLNHVVKRNPRTNMHSATDNWDFWTLLPEALHQITVVMSDRGIPASYRHMHGFGSHTYSLINAENRRFWVKFHFRTQQGIRNLTDAEAQELIGRDRDSHQRDLYEHIEKGDFPRWTLYFQIMPEEDAEKLPYHPFDLTKVWYHKDYPLMEVGVLELNRNPENYFAEVEQAAFNPANLVPGIGVSPDKMLQGRLFSYGDAQRYRLGVNHTMIPVNRPRCPYHSFHRDGAMRVDGNYGGHTSYEPNSTGAWQEQPDFSEPPLKISGDAARWDYPCDDADYFEQPGKLFRVMTPEQQEELFGNTARALGDAPREIKLRHIRHCAKADPAYGAGVARACGIPESEI
- the mqnC gene encoding cyclic dehypoxanthinyl futalosine synthase, yielding MSDQQFRPAHSAFDESPEVKEAAALSLAGKRLDRAAAEALYYGASLHTLARLAHAMRLRLHPEPIVTYVGDRNINYSNVCVCACRFCAFFRAPESGEGYVITREEMARKIDETLRLGGTQILLQGGHHPDLPLEWYEDLLRWMRATWPGLHIHAFSPPEIFFWSQKFGLSVDEVISRLRAAGLDSIPGGGAEILQNEVRARVSPNKCSADQWLYVMERAHKQGMRTTATMMFGHEEEPRHRLDHLFAVREVQDRTHGFTAFIPWTFQPAHTRINVTASLPAPAYLRLLAVSRLVLDNIANIQSSWVTMGPEVAQLALFYGANDFGSLMIEENVVAAAGVSYHLTRHEIHKIIRAAGFTPVQRTMNYTPVDPQPED